In Vagococcus hydrophili, one DNA window encodes the following:
- a CDS encoding HXXEE domain-containing protein, which produces MNHSILFLYLSFPILFMLHELEEIAYMNDWLHKNLKSEKIPQRLKKNPPTHKAFTLMVLEEYLLMLVIAVICYSFSYHEFYVSLIIAYNIHILVHIGQALFFEKLRSGINIRDILFYYSHPYSIEKCFRP; this is translated from the coding sequence ATGAATCATTCAATCCTATTTCTATATCTTTCTTTTCCAATTCTATTTATGCTTCACGAACTAGAAGAAATTGCCTATATGAATGATTGGCTTCACAAAAATTTAAAATCAGAGAAAATACCACAGAGATTAAAAAAGAATCCCCCAACTCATAAAGCTTTTACTTTAATGGTTCTTGAAGAGTACTTGTTAATGCTTGTTATAGCAGTTATTTGCTACAGTTTTTCTTATCATGAATTCTACGTATCATTAATAATCGCCTATAATATCCATATTTTAGTCCATATTGGACAAGCCCTTTTTTTTGAAAAGTTACGTTCCGGGATTAATATTAGGGATATTCTCTTTTATTATTCTCACCCTTATTCTATCGAAAAATGTTTCCGTCCTTAA
- a CDS encoding radical SAM/SPASM domain-containing protein, with product MNIIERRNKNILFFSNSLNSFEINDKTKRIIKELSKNKSENKILQDNEVTKGEILEINNLITEQNSIELPVEDRKEGHSNYLKRLSINISNSCNMKCKYCYAQFGYYGSEKSLMNIDIIKETLDNFYSSFDEIAIIQVFGGEPFLHYEGFKYICEYIESKYEKGEIKYKTLITTVTNGTVLSAKIIELIKKHNIIITISLDGPKEIHDCNRSFLNDTGTFERIIKNIKKLKVETGQPQQIEATYNQEHVKHNISIIKLIEYIKTQFEDVSIHIAPVSGNKNECFTLENRDSFVDSVDDIFNYNKKKKNKANYLILDSMLQLFQNPEKKTNFCDAGISLFSVSYTGYVYPCYMFIDEPGFALCNVQDSNFSRSFLLNKAKKYQEHNRQEGKSSCKSCPIVNVCDGCLGMNYFNTGHIYTPVTEDCSMKRKMVKSIIFNINEYA from the coding sequence ATGAACATAATAGAAAGAAGAAATAAAAATATATTATTTTTTTCAAATTCCCTAAACTCATTTGAAATAAATGATAAAACGAAAAGAATAATAAAAGAATTATCTAAAAACAAATCAGAAAATAAAATTTTGCAAGATAATGAGGTTACAAAAGGAGAAATTCTGGAAATTAATAATTTAATCACAGAACAAAACTCAATTGAATTACCTGTAGAAGATAGAAAAGAAGGTCATTCGAATTATTTAAAAAGACTATCAATAAATATATCTAATTCTTGTAATATGAAATGTAAATATTGTTACGCTCAATTTGGTTATTATGGATCAGAAAAATCTTTAATGAACATTGATATTATAAAGGAAACGTTAGACAATTTCTATTCATCATTTGATGAAATTGCTATTATTCAAGTCTTTGGCGGAGAACCTTTTTTACATTATGAAGGATTCAAATATATTTGTGAATACATAGAGTCTAAGTATGAAAAAGGAGAAATAAAATATAAAACACTAATAACTACAGTTACTAATGGTACAGTTCTATCTGCTAAAATTATTGAATTGATAAAGAAGCACAATATTATTATCACCATTAGTTTAGATGGTCCAAAAGAAATTCATGATTGTAACAGGTCCTTTTTAAATGATACTGGTACATTTGAAAGAATAATAAAAAATATAAAAAAATTAAAGGTTGAAACTGGTCAACCACAACAAATTGAGGCTACTTATAATCAAGAACACGTTAAACATAATATAAGTATTATTAAACTTATCGAATACATCAAGACACAATTTGAAGATGTTTCTATTCATATAGCTCCTGTTTCTGGGAACAAGAATGAATGTTTTACTTTAGAAAATAGAGACAGTTTTGTTGATTCAGTAGATGATATTTTTAATTATAATAAAAAAAAGAAAAATAAAGCTAATTATTTAATTTTAGATTCCATGCTACAATTATTTCAAAATCCAGAAAAAAAAACAAATTTTTGTGATGCAGGAATTAGCTTATTTTCGGTATCATATACAGGATATGTATATCCATGTTACATGTTTATTGACGAACCTGGATTTGCCTTATGCAATGTTCAAGATTCTAATTTTTCAAGAAGTTTCTTATTAAATAAAGCAAAAAAATATCAAGAACATAATAGACAAGAAGGAAAATCTTCTTGTAAATCATGCCCTATAGTTAATGTTTGTGATGGTTGTCTTGGAATGAATTATTTTAACACGGGACACATATATACACCAGTAACTGAAGATTGCAGTATGAAGAGAAAAATGGTCAAAAGTATTATTTTCAATATAAACGAGTATGCTTAA
- a CDS encoding ABC transporter ATP-binding protein, producing MEVLTCNNITKKVGKKIIIDDISLSLKTGEVIGLIGPNGAGKTSLMKLLVGLYYIDEGCISSLDNDQKLDFPNYIKNIGAIIENPMFYPKLTGKQCLNYYSIIRDINNNRIKEVSDLTGINSILNQQVKTYSLGNKQRLGIAQALLVDPQLLILDEPFNGLDPDGILELRNIILKQKEKNKTILISSHTLPELEQICDRFIFLKTGKIIEELENKDFENTNFSIIDIDPKDFTNVEKLLESQCTYPFEIDDTRIIFKGVEQEYILDLIFWLKNKNVNVINFENKKETLQDYYEKIILGGKK from the coding sequence ATGGAAGTTTTGACGTGTAACAACATAACAAAAAAAGTTGGAAAAAAAATAATAATTGATGATATTAGCTTGTCTTTGAAAACTGGTGAGGTTATTGGTTTGATTGGACCAAACGGAGCTGGAAAAACAAGTCTAATGAAATTATTAGTTGGTTTATATTATATTGATGAAGGTTGTATATCAAGTCTAGATAATGACCAAAAATTAGATTTTCCTAACTATATAAAAAATATAGGAGCTATAATAGAGAATCCGATGTTTTATCCAAAATTAACTGGAAAACAGTGTTTAAACTATTATTCAATTATTAGAGATATTAATAACAATAGAATTAAAGAAGTTAGTGATTTAACAGGAATTAATTCAATATTAAATCAACAAGTAAAAACATATTCATTAGGAAATAAACAAAGACTAGGAATTGCTCAAGCATTATTAGTTGACCCGCAACTTCTAATTTTAGATGAACCATTCAATGGTTTAGATCCTGATGGTATTTTAGAGTTAAGAAATATTATTTTAAAACAAAAGGAAAAAAATAAAACTATATTAATATCGAGTCACACTTTACCAGAACTGGAACAAATATGTGATCGTTTTATTTTTCTCAAAACAGGAAAAATTATTGAAGAATTGGAAAATAAAGATTTTGAAAATACTAATTTTTCCATAATTGATATTGATCCTAAAGATTTTACAAATGTTGAAAAATTATTAGAGAGCCAATGTACTTATCCTTTTGAAATTGATGATACTAGAATAATATTTAAAGGTGTAGAACAAGAGTATATTCTAGATTTGATTTTTTGGTTAAAAAATAAAAATGTAAATGTTATTAATTTTGAAAATAAAAAAGAAACATTACAAGATTATTACGAAAAAATAATCTTGGGAGGTAAAAAATGA
- a CDS encoding M50 family metallopeptidase, with protein MDKMQITPTIVSDVKCWLLFKKKENEYCLGSLSTNNFIKLYEYQIEDVNKMIYLMDGNNTLEFIDKQIKSFQVKNLFDVMCSIGLIQGYESQKKKNEFELYSFTFFKIPLYKMNKFLCALSSKIINRKILIIISMIMLIICIVFFKNIPYLMTSPTTYKLLDSDILNIILYYLLTIVSVLLHELSHALVASRYNIYPTYFSGALYLYISPIVYLTIPGIYTRQPKERIYVWGAGMYTNLLVSMISLLLFSLNNNNLAALIFVINITLVMVNLSPMMPLDGYFIVCTLLRETNMRRQFLHPFDKNVWSNSSILIKLYTFSSFLLIISVLLTQCIWLFKFISSAYEHNTDVISFFIDIKLVILVILVMIISRVIKLGAKKYGSFDV; from the coding sequence ATGGATAAAATGCAAATTACACCTACAATTGTTTCAGATGTGAAATGTTGGTTATTATTTAAAAAAAAAGAAAATGAATACTGTCTGGGAAGCTTATCTACAAACAATTTTATAAAGTTATATGAATATCAAATTGAAGATGTAAACAAAATGATTTATTTGATGGATGGTAACAATACATTAGAGTTTATCGATAAACAAATTAAATCTTTTCAAGTTAAAAATTTATTTGATGTAATGTGTAGTATTGGATTAATTCAAGGTTATGAGTCCCAAAAAAAGAAAAATGAATTTGAATTATATTCTTTCACTTTTTTTAAAATACCTTTATATAAAATGAATAAATTTTTATGTGCATTATCTAGTAAAATTATTAATAGAAAAATATTAATAATCATATCAATGATAATGTTAATTATTTGTATTGTTTTTTTCAAAAATATACCTTATTTAATGACTTCTCCAACCACATATAAATTATTGGATAGTGATATTCTGAATATAATACTTTATTACTTGTTGACAATAGTTTCTGTACTACTACATGAATTATCTCATGCATTAGTTGCTTCAAGATATAATATTTATCCTACTTATTTTTCTGGAGCATTGTACTTATACATATCCCCAATAGTATATTTAACTATACCAGGTATATATACACGACAACCTAAAGAGAGAATATATGTTTGGGGAGCTGGAATGTATACTAACTTATTAGTTTCAATGATTTCTTTATTATTATTTTCATTGAATAATAACAACTTAGCAGCGCTTATCTTTGTTATTAATATTACGTTAGTAATGGTTAATTTATCTCCTATGATGCCGTTAGATGGATATTTTATTGTATGTACTTTGCTTAGAGAAACTAACATGAGAAGGCAATTTTTACATCCTTTTGATAAGAATGTTTGGAGTAATAGTAGTATACTAATAAAATTATATACATTCTCTTCTTTTTTGCTGATAATATCAGTTTTATTAACACAGTGTATTTGGTTGTTTAAATTTATCAGTTCTGCTTATGAACACAACACAGACGTTATATCATTTTTTATCGACATAAAATTAGTTATATTAGTTATATTAGTGATGATAATTTCAAGAGTAATAAAATTAGGAGCTAAAAAATATGGAAGTTTTGACGTGTAA